In Synechococcus sp. PCC 6312, one genomic interval encodes:
- a CDS encoding putative quinol monooxygenase, whose amino-acid sequence MVGLLLALVIGLSTVLVLPSPAQATVREAPSLVVVAGKIKIKPGTKEEFTQLAEKCLILSRQEPGSVSYSFYEDQTAPNTILYFEEWRNQAALDHHFQTPYFQEFMEKAGPLFNGTPEIKVYSVAETKTL is encoded by the coding sequence ATGGTTGGGCTTTTGTTGGCTCTGGTGATTGGTCTCAGTACCGTCTTAGTTTTGCCCAGTCCGGCTCAGGCCACAGTTCGTGAAGCTCCCTCTTTAGTTGTGGTTGCCGGAAAAATCAAAATCAAACCAGGGACAAAGGAAGAATTTACACAGTTGGCCGAAAAGTGTCTGATCCTCTCCCGCCAAGAACCTGGCTCAGTTTCCTATAGTTTTTATGAAGATCAAACCGCTCCTAACACCATTTTATATTTTGAAGAGTGGCGGAATCAGGCGGCCTTAGATCATCATTTTCAAACTCCCTACTTTCAGGAATTTATGGAGAAAGCCGGGCCGTTATTTAATGGTACGCCAGAGATTAAGGTTTACAGTGTGGCTGAGACTAAAACCCTATAG
- a CDS encoding anti-sigma factor antagonist produces the protein MNIDIKAEDGFQLVTLEGEVDANTAPQVHQAIMPLAVPDTKIILDMTEVPYMSSAGLRLLLFLYRQTTANSAQLVLVGLSEELIDTMSVTGFLEFFTIRDTLDAGKAAL, from the coding sequence ATGAACATTGACATCAAAGCCGAGGATGGATTTCAGTTAGTCACCCTAGAGGGGGAAGTGGATGCCAATACTGCACCCCAAGTCCACCAGGCCATCATGCCCCTCGCTGTACCGGATACCAAAATCATCTTGGATATGACCGAGGTTCCCTATATGTCCAGTGCCGGGTTACGGTTACTCCTGTTTCTCTATCGTCAAACCACAGCCAATTCAGCCCAACTCGTCTTGGTCGGCCTCTCTGAGGAACTGATTGATACCATGTCTGTCACAGGATTTTTGGAGTTTTTTACGATTCGCGACACCCTAGACGCAGGCAAGGCGGCCTTGTAA
- a CDS encoding sugar phosphate isomerase/epimerase, translating to MVAAIRFGVHSFIWKQEFFGNESYIFEQAQAWGFDGVEISTHYFADISPDTIKAYRDRYGIEITLCTSMPTGLSLTSDDPECWQKSVQYVKDAITFAQACDITQLSGPLIHPVSYLTGKPLQPEETPRLHQALTQIADALSQTNIKLAIEPLNRFQGYALNTVAQGLELLNHIGSPQLGLLLDLFHMNIEEKDIVKAFLAAGDKCFHVHACACDRGIPGSDTMPWPGLFQALDTLNFNGWIVIESFNREDQALATAARVWRPLADSSEQIARDGLQFLQHTYQATR from the coding sequence ATGGTCGCTGCAATTCGTTTTGGTGTGCATTCGTTCATCTGGAAACAGGAGTTTTTCGGGAACGAGAGTTATATTTTTGAGCAAGCCCAGGCCTGGGGATTTGATGGCGTAGAAATTTCGACCCATTATTTCGCTGATATTTCCCCAGACACGATTAAAGCTTATCGAGATCGCTATGGGATTGAAATCACCCTTTGTACGAGTATGCCGACGGGATTGTCTTTAACCAGCGATGATCCAGAATGTTGGCAAAAGTCAGTGCAGTACGTCAAAGATGCGATTACCTTTGCCCAGGCCTGTGACATTACGCAACTCTCTGGCCCACTGATTCATCCTGTGAGTTACTTAACTGGCAAACCCCTGCAACCGGAAGAAACGCCCCGACTCCACCAGGCCTTGACTCAAATTGCGGATGCCTTAAGTCAGACCAACATCAAACTGGCCATCGAACCTCTAAACCGTTTCCAAGGTTATGCCCTAAATACCGTTGCCCAAGGGTTAGAGTTACTGAATCATATTGGTTCCCCCCAACTGGGCCTATTGCTGGATCTCTTCCACATGAATATTGAAGAAAAAGATATTGTGAAGGCATTCTTGGCGGCCGGTGACAAATGCTTCCATGTCCATGCCTGTGCCTGTGATCGGGGAATTCCAGGAAGTGATACCATGCCCTGGCCTGGTTTATTTCAAGCCTTGGATACCCTTAACTTCAATGGCTGGATTGTGATTGAAAGTTTTAATCGTGAGGATCAAGCCCTGGCCACCGCAGCCCGCGTTTGGCGACCCTTGGCAGACAGCAGTGAACAAATTGCCCGTGACGGCCTCCAATTTTTACAGCACACCTATCAGGCAACCCGATGA
- a CDS encoding carboxymuconolactone decarboxylase family protein, with product MSPFANAVLDDQALQDGLNSINPKFGDFCTRVAGEAWGLPLIDQKTKALITIAVDVVNQDQTGPGNPFKAHVTMAMQQGATREEIEELLLFMCVYAGFNKAAGCFGTLKEMFE from the coding sequence ATGAGTCCATTTGCCAATGCGGTGCTCGATGACCAGGCCCTGCAAGACGGGTTAAATAGTATCAATCCCAAGTTTGGTGACTTTTGTACCAGGGTGGCCGGCGAGGCCTGGGGATTGCCGCTGATTGATCAAAAAACCAAAGCCTTGATCACCATTGCTGTGGATGTGGTCAACCAAGATCAAACCGGGCCGGGGAACCCCTTCAAAGCCCATGTGACGATGGCGATGCAGCAGGGAGCCACTCGGGAAGAAATCGAAGAACTCCTGCTGTTTATGTGTGTTTATGCTGGGTTTAATAAAGCGGCGGGCTGTTTTGGCACCCTAAAGGAAATGTTCGAGTAA
- the gap gene encoding type I glyceraldehyde-3-phosphate dehydrogenase: MTKLKVAINGFGRIGRLVLRAGLGHPEIEFVGINDLVPPDNLAYLFKYDSTHGRYTGDVQATEAGIEVNGQLIKCVAIRNPAELPWRDFGVDYVVESTGLFTGYDGAAQHLQAGAKRVIISAPTKDSERVPTFVMGVNQRKFNPATDVIVSNASCTTNCLAPIAKVIQDNFGLAEGLMTTVHAMTATQPTVDGPSKKDWRGGRGAAQNIIPASTGAAKAVTLVLPELNGRLTGMAFRVPTPNVSVVDLTFRTDRPTSYGEICTAMKTAATGELQGILGYTDDAVVSTDFTTDTHSSIFDATAGIELNAQFFKVVAWYDNEWGYSSRVVDLILHMARQEGLISA, translated from the coding sequence GTGACCAAGTTAAAAGTTGCCATCAACGGATTTGGACGAATTGGGCGACTCGTGCTCCGGGCCGGTTTAGGACATCCCGAAATTGAATTCGTCGGAATTAATGATTTGGTTCCGCCTGATAACCTGGCCTACCTGTTCAAATATGACTCCACCCACGGTCGCTATACCGGAGATGTGCAAGCAACGGAAGCCGGGATTGAGGTCAATGGGCAACTCATTAAGTGCGTGGCGATTCGCAATCCGGCCGAACTCCCCTGGCGCGATTTTGGGGTTGACTATGTGGTGGAATCAACGGGCCTGTTTACGGGCTATGACGGGGCGGCTCAACATCTCCAGGCCGGGGCCAAGCGGGTGATTATTTCTGCCCCTACCAAGGATTCTGAACGAGTTCCCACCTTTGTCATGGGGGTAAACCAGCGTAAATTTAATCCTGCCACTGATGTCATCGTTTCCAATGCTAGTTGTACGACCAATTGCCTCGCCCCCATTGCTAAAGTCATTCAGGATAATTTTGGCCTGGCTGAGGGCTTAATGACGACCGTTCATGCCATGACCGCAACCCAACCCACTGTGGATGGCCCCAGCAAAAAAGATTGGCGCGGCGGGCGCGGGGCGGCCCAAAATATTATTCCGGCTTCGACCGGGGCCGCCAAAGCTGTGACCTTAGTTTTGCCAGAACTGAACGGGAGATTAACCGGGATGGCGTTTCGGGTCCCCACTCCCAATGTTTCGGTGGTGGATTTAACCTTTCGCACCGATCGTCCCACCAGTTATGGGGAAATTTGTACCGCGATGAAAACGGCCGCTACAGGTGAACTCCAGGGGATTTTAGGCTACACGGACGATGCAGTTGTCTCCACTGACTTTACCACCGACACCCATTCCAGTATTTTCGATGCCACCGCTGGGATTGAGTTAAATGCGCAGTTTTTCAAAGTCGTGGCCTGGTATGACAATGAGTGGGGCTATTCCTCGCGGGTCGTGGATTTGATCCTGCACATGGCTCGGCAAGAAGGGTTAATCTCAGCCTAG
- a CDS encoding DJ-1/PfpI family protein — protein sequence MTATKGKIGVLIEEHFDATEYKWFNEYFPAHGYEVEYLSHLWGQPQLTFGSNPENDVIEFHATVTTEVNDVEPSDYKGIIAIGAYAMDRLRYQVKVKKGGKNEAPAVEFLRKAMATEGVKLGTICHSLWLFCADPDLLKDRKVTCAHNIVCDVENAGADVVIENDETVDLVIDGNLITGKHPGMIEEFVKVFVEQLDAA from the coding sequence ATGACCGCAACTAAGGGCAAAATCGGGGTTCTGATCGAAGAACATTTTGATGCCACCGAGTACAAATGGTTTAACGAATATTTCCCCGCCCACGGCTATGAAGTGGAATATCTCAGCCATCTTTGGGGACAGCCGCAACTCACCTTTGGCTCTAACCCTGAAAATGATGTGATTGAATTTCATGCCACCGTCACCACCGAAGTCAATGATGTTGAACCCAGCGACTACAAGGGGATCATTGCCATTGGGGCTTATGCCATGGATCGGTTGCGCTATCAGGTGAAGGTGAAAAAAGGCGGTAAAAATGAAGCGCCAGCGGTGGAGTTTCTCCGGAAAGCCATGGCCACTGAAGGGGTAAAACTGGGAACGATTTGCCATAGCCTCTGGTTATTTTGTGCCGATCCCGACTTGCTCAAAGACCGGAAAGTCACCTGCGCCCATAATATTGTCTGTGATGTCGAAAATGCCGGAGCCGATGTTGTGATCGAAAACGATGAAACCGTGGATCTCGTCATTGATGGCAACTTAATTACAGGCAAACATCCCGGCATGATTGAAGAATTTGTCAAAGTCTTTGTCGAGCAACTCGATGCCGCTTAG
- a CDS encoding mannose-6-phosphate isomerase, producing MGFDNSPAWAIDSITDLPFPKVEKPEQILGPAGEIFTFATCNRGTQGFTLADAQIPAGAGPLPHIHHHTNEWFWTPKGGLELFQSVQEYPDLSHPATDEDAGRAKVYTVDTVPNQIVYGPKNRVHGFTNITNETRPLTFIWLQDLTSPDYPFNDGGIREYFQDVGVPIPDINHLPAITDESKEEFVTHAPQYGINQSDYFLKYVSQVDSHPPLILAKGSNDSDLMAIIDTIQAFNQGDTSVSCF from the coding sequence ATGGGTTTTGATAATTCCCCGGCCTGGGCGATTGATTCTATTACCGATCTGCCATTTCCTAAAGTCGAAAAACCGGAGCAAATTTTAGGCCCCGCTGGAGAGATATTCACGTTTGCCACTTGTAATCGGGGAACCCAGGGCTTTACCTTGGCTGATGCTCAAATTCCTGCCGGAGCGGGGCCACTGCCTCATATTCATCACCATACTAATGAATGGTTTTGGACACCGAAAGGAGGCTTGGAGTTGTTTCAAAGTGTGCAGGAATATCCAGACCTAAGCCATCCCGCTACCGATGAAGATGCTGGTCGAGCCAAAGTCTATACCGTTGATACCGTTCCCAACCAGATTGTTTATGGGCCGAAAAATCGGGTGCATGGGTTTACGAACATTACCAATGAAACACGCCCACTAACATTTATTTGGCTACAGGATCTAACGTCCCCTGACTATCCCTTTAACGATGGTGGGATTCGGGAGTATTTTCAAGATGTGGGAGTTCCAATTCCTGATATTAATCACTTGCCTGCGATTACAGATGAGTCCAAGGAAGAATTTGTCACCCACGCGCCCCAGTATGGCATTAACCAAAGTGACTATTTCTTAAAATATGTCTCCCAGGTGGATAGTCATCCGCCCCTAATTTTGGCTAAAGGCAGTAATGATTCCGACCTAATGGCAATCATTGATACGATCCAGGCCTTTAATCAGGGCGATACTTCGGTAAGTTGTTTTTAA
- a CDS encoding cupin domain-containing protein, which produces MLKIRTWVASLVFVVVIAGVILFQTQASWAKAPYSIDNIPMPKLDDPLRILTPANEIFEIASCSTKDFGFAITTAQIPPGGGPMPHVHYYINEFFWPQKGGMEIFHSERKFPDMSKPPTIEAAGRAPLYSLEMKPKQVVYSPHTYMHGFVNPTNETLPMVMIWVRDEIAPDFEYHDGGMREYFSAVGAHITDINNLPTVTQEQRNAFVSQAPKFGINQSSFMMQYVTSISDKFPKNLAKLQNEQTLSKVIETINAFNNGDKSVTCG; this is translated from the coding sequence ATGTTGAAAATTAGAACTTGGGTTGCATCACTGGTTTTTGTGGTTGTTATTGCTGGAGTGATTCTGTTCCAGACCCAGGCCAGTTGGGCTAAGGCTCCCTATTCGATTGACAATATTCCGATGCCAAAGTTAGACGATCCCTTGCGAATTCTGACCCCAGCTAACGAAATCTTTGAAATTGCTTCCTGCTCCACAAAAGACTTTGGTTTTGCGATTACGACGGCCCAAATTCCCCCCGGCGGCGGCCCAATGCCCCATGTCCACTACTACATCAATGAATTTTTCTGGCCCCAAAAAGGAGGCATGGAAATTTTCCATAGTGAGCGCAAGTTTCCCGATATGAGTAAGCCACCCACTATTGAAGCGGCCGGCCGGGCTCCCCTCTACAGTCTTGAAATGAAACCGAAGCAAGTCGTTTACTCACCCCACACCTATATGCATGGCTTTGTGAACCCGACTAATGAAACCTTGCCGATGGTGATGATTTGGGTGCGGGATGAGATCGCTCCAGACTTTGAATATCACGATGGTGGAATGCGAGAATATTTCTCAGCCGTGGGGGCCCATATTACGGACATCAACAATTTGCCGACAGTCACCCAAGAACAACGCAATGCTTTTGTCAGCCAGGCCCCGAAATTTGGGATTAATCAAAGTTCGTTTATGATGCAGTACGTTACCAGTATTAGTGATAAGTTCCCAAAGAATTTGGCTAAGCTTCAGAATGAGCAAACCCTGTCCAAGGTAATTGAAACGATCAATGCCTTTAACAACGGTGACAAATCCGTAACCTGTGGGTAA
- a CDS encoding AGE family epimerase/isomerase has product MAPQINFPFSDLIAGYVTSYDTETDIFGLKTSDGREFPVKLSPMAYAKVIQNFDEGYPDATSTMRAWLTPGRFLFVYGVFYPDTDVFDAKQVVFAGKKEDDYVFEKQDWWIQQINALGKFYVKAQFGQEEIDYRNYRTDLSVSGERSSVKFRQETDTISRLVYGFATAFMMTGDEVFLEAAEKGTEYLRDHMRFVDRDEDIIYWYHGIDVQGEKELKIFASEFGDDYDAIPAYEQIYALAGPIQTYRCTGDPRILSDAEQTIKLFDKFFLDQSEYGGYFSHIDPLMLDPRSDSLGRNKARKNWNSVGDHAPAYLINLWLATGEQKYADMLEYTFDTIEKYFPDYENSPFVQERFYEDWSHDTTWGWQQNRAVVGHNLKIAWNLMRMQSLKPKEQYVGLAQKIADLMPSVGSDQQRGGWSDTVERLLTNNSKFHQFVWHDRKAWWQQEQAILAYLILGGILEHDDYHRLGREAAAFYNAWFLDLEDGGVYFNVLANGISYLARGNERAKGSHSMSGYHSFELCYLAAVYTNFLITKHPMDFYFKPLPNGFPDRILRVSPDILPPGSILLESVEIDGKAYTDFDSQALTVKLPETKERVKVKVRLAPKS; this is encoded by the coding sequence ATGGCACCCCAAATTAACTTCCCCTTTTCCGACTTGATTGCGGGCTATGTAACCAGCTACGACACCGAAACCGACATTTTTGGCCTGAAAACCTCTGATGGCCGGGAATTTCCGGTCAAACTGAGTCCAATGGCCTATGCCAAGGTGATTCAAAACTTTGATGAAGGCTATCCCGATGCCACGAGTACGATGCGGGCCTGGTTAACACCGGGACGGTTTCTCTTTGTCTATGGGGTGTTTTATCCCGATACCGATGTTTTTGATGCCAAGCAAGTCGTCTTTGCCGGTAAAAAAGAAGATGATTATGTCTTTGAAAAGCAGGACTGGTGGATTCAGCAGATCAACGCCCTCGGTAAGTTCTACGTCAAGGCCCAATTTGGCCAAGAGGAAATTGATTACCGCAACTATCGGACGGATTTGTCAGTGAGCGGGGAACGCTCCTCAGTCAAATTTCGCCAAGAAACCGATACTATTTCCCGTCTGGTTTACGGCTTTGCCACGGCTTTTATGATGACCGGGGATGAAGTGTTCCTAGAAGCAGCAGAAAAAGGCACCGAATATCTCCGGGATCATATGCGCTTTGTGGACCGGGATGAGGACATTATTTACTGGTATCACGGCATTGATGTCCAAGGGGAAAAAGAACTCAAAATCTTTGCCTCTGAGTTTGGCGACGATTACGATGCGATTCCGGCCTACGAACAGATCTATGCCTTAGCCGGGCCAATCCAAACCTATCGCTGCACTGGAGACCCCCGGATTCTGTCGGATGCCGAACAAACCATCAAGCTGTTTGATAAGTTCTTTCTCGACCAGTCTGAATACGGTGGCTATTTCTCCCACATTGACCCCTTGATGTTGGATCCTCGCAGTGACTCCCTCGGTCGCAACAAAGCTCGGAAAAACTGGAACTCCGTTGGGGATCATGCACCGGCCTATTTGATCAATCTTTGGTTGGCTACGGGTGAGCAGAAATACGCCGATATGTTGGAGTACACCTTCGACACGATTGAAAAGTATTTTCCCGACTATGAAAACAGTCCCTTTGTTCAAGAGCGGTTCTATGAAGACTGGTCCCACGATACAACCTGGGGCTGGCAGCAAAATCGGGCAGTGGTGGGCCATAACCTAAAAATTGCTTGGAACCTGATGCGGATGCAGAGCCTCAAACCTAAGGAACAGTATGTGGGCCTGGCTCAGAAAATTGCGGATCTGATGCCCTCGGTGGGAAGTGATCAACAACGGGGCGGCTGGTCAGATACGGTCGAGCGGTTACTCACCAATAATAGTAAATTCCATCAGTTTGTCTGGCATGATCGCAAGGCCTGGTGGCAACAGGAACAAGCCATTCTCGCCTATTTGATTTTGGGGGGTATCCTTGAGCATGATGATTATCACCGTCTAGGTCGAGAAGCTGCGGCCTTCTATAACGCCTGGTTCTTAGACTTGGAGGATGGCGGTGTTTACTTTAATGTCCTAGCTAATGGGATTTCCTATCTGGCTAGGGGGAATGAGCGGGCCAAGGGCAGCCACTCCATGAGCGGCTATCACTCCTTTGAACTCTGTTATTTGGCGGCGGTTTATACCAACTTCCTGATCACCAAGCACCCAATGGACTTTTACTTTAAGCCCCTACCCAATGGCTTCCCAGATCGGATTTTGCGCGTTTCACCGGATATTTTGCCACCGGGATCGATCTTGCTTGAGTCTGTGGAAATTGACGGCAAAGCCTACACTGATTTTGATTCCCAGGCCCTGACGGTGAAATTGCCCGAGACAAAAGAACGGGTCAAGGTGAAAGTTCGTTTAGCCCCCAAGTCCTGA
- a CDS encoding tetratricopeptide repeat protein, with translation METNLPALYLGVLLILLAAVGWFVFRQILRTRRIETALSRLQAKLKQEKGTAQEYFELGSIYLNKKLTTQAIPLLQKALKTAETDPTAITAPIYNALGYAYFVQDQYDLAIRNYKEALNQDPAYVTAANNLGHAYERKSLVTQALEAYEQALGADPNNAVAKRRANSLKKRIPA, from the coding sequence ATGGAGACTAATTTACCCGCACTGTATTTGGGTGTCCTCCTCATTTTGTTGGCGGCCGTGGGCTGGTTTGTATTTCGGCAAATTTTACGGACTCGCCGGATCGAAACCGCCTTATCTCGTCTCCAGGCCAAATTAAAACAAGAAAAAGGGACAGCCCAAGAGTATTTTGAATTGGGTAGTATTTATCTGAATAAAAAACTGACAACCCAAGCCATTCCTCTCCTCCAAAAAGCCCTGAAAACAGCGGAAACCGATCCCACGGCTATTACTGCCCCCATCTACAACGCGCTCGGTTATGCTTACTTTGTTCAGGATCAATACGATTTAGCCATTCGCAACTACAAAGAAGCCCTTAACCAAGACCCAGCCTATGTAACAGCGGCCAACAATCTCGGCCATGCCTACGAGCGGAAAAGCTTAGTCACCCAGGCCCTCGAAGCCTACGAGCAAGCCTTAGGGGCTGATCCCAACAATGCCGTTGCCAAACGTCGCGCCAATTCCCTCAAGAAACGCATCCCCGCCTAG
- a CDS encoding polysaccharide deacetylase family protein — protein MHRRDLFKQGLAAGAGALATYSFMQPRPAQAQSRSNTVKPGQFWPDGIRMPMSLSLMFETGAQPATGAPTPFGNFTPPPGYYDMPTITWYRYGYTEGVPRILDVLDKYKIKITSHMSGRTVEMYPDRAREIVQRGHEAAAHGWNWDNEFNMSYEQEKAFIQRNVDMILKVTGQRAVGYNAPGLRGSVNVLNVLNELGFVYHIDDVSRDEPFIVKLLNGKTIVVVPYAVYMNDIRAYEARFFSSEQYLIELKNSFDRLYEESAYRRRMMAVTMHDRLQRPEHVQTFNEFLEYIIKKPGVTFMKKIDIANFANSDPNTIRENIADVYPNVPNFEKKTT, from the coding sequence ATGCACCGTCGTGATTTATTCAAACAGGGATTAGCTGCTGGAGCCGGAGCCTTGGCCACCTATAGCTTCATGCAACCTCGTCCCGCCCAGGCCCAGTCGCGTTCTAATACGGTTAAACCCGGACAGTTTTGGCCCGATGGGATTCGGATGCCGATGTCTTTGTCCTTAATGTTTGAAACGGGCGCACAACCTGCCACCGGGGCCCCGACTCCCTTTGGTAACTTCACCCCTCCCCCTGGCTATTACGATATGCCGACCATTACCTGGTACCGCTATGGCTACACGGAAGGCGTGCCAAGGATTTTAGATGTTTTGGACAAGTACAAGATTAAAATCACCTCCCATATGTCCGGCCGCACTGTCGAAATGTATCCGGATCGGGCGAGGGAAATTGTCCAACGGGGTCATGAAGCGGCGGCCCACGGCTGGAACTGGGACAACGAATTTAATATGTCCTATGAGCAGGAAAAAGCCTTCATTCAGCGCAATGTGGATATGATCCTCAAGGTGACGGGACAACGGGCTGTGGGATATAACGCTCCCGGCCTGCGGGGATCCGTGAATGTGCTGAATGTCTTGAATGAACTTGGATTTGTCTATCACATTGATGATGTCAGCCGGGATGAACCCTTTATTGTCAAATTGCTCAACGGGAAAACGATTGTTGTTGTTCCCTATGCGGTCTATATGAATGACATTCGGGCCTATGAAGCGCGGTTTTTCTCATCAGAACAATATTTAATTGAACTGAAAAACTCCTTTGACCGCCTCTATGAAGAATCTGCTTACCGCCGCCGGATGATGGCCGTGACAATGCATGATCGCCTCCAACGCCCGGAACACGTCCAAACCTTTAACGAATTTCTGGAGTACATCATTAAAAAACCAGGCGTGACCTTCATGAAGAAAATTGACATTGCTAACTTTGCCAATAGCGATCCCAATACGATTCGGGAAAATATTGCGGATGTCTATCCCAATGTCCCTAACTTTGAAAAGAAAACCACCTAA
- a CDS encoding alpha/beta fold hydrolase: MRDPFIPIDLPPGFEHTFTTVGDVTLHAIEGGQGPTLLLLGGWPQTCYVWRLLWQQLGEKFRVISLDMRGQGDSDIPAGPYDCGTAAQEIKDFLALKQINQFYLVGHDVGAWVAFTVLKTFPESILGAGLIDAAIPGLVSPDFFGVVNAAKVWQFYFHKVPDLADSLVAGKELEYLSWYFTNKSKRKQNLTPEVMDYYAKYYSQPGAMKAGFLWYAALEETMAANTLAPETKFTQPIFAMGGEFATKTLIYNGMTPYCENLTSYLIEQCGHYIPEEAPEEIFQAISDTFSV; the protein is encoded by the coding sequence ATGAGAGACCCGTTTATTCCGATTGATTTGCCCCCTGGCTTTGAGCATACGTTTACGACCGTTGGCGATGTCACCCTCCATGCCATTGAAGGCGGCCAAGGCCCGACCCTCTTGCTCCTCGGTGGCTGGCCCCAAACCTGTTATGTCTGGCGATTACTTTGGCAACAGTTGGGCGAAAAATTCCGGGTTATTTCCCTCGATATGCGTGGGCAAGGCGACTCTGATATTCCGGCTGGCCCCTATGACTGTGGCACGGCGGCCCAAGAGATTAAAGATTTCCTTGCATTGAAGCAAATTAATCAGTTTTACTTGGTAGGCCATGATGTCGGGGCCTGGGTCGCGTTTACGGTGCTGAAAACCTTTCCTGAGTCGATTCTCGGGGCCGGGTTGATTGATGCCGCAATTCCTGGCCTGGTCAGTCCTGACTTTTTTGGGGTGGTGAATGCGGCCAAAGTCTGGCAGTTCTATTTCCACAAAGTCCCGGATTTAGCCGATAGTTTAGTTGCGGGGAAAGAACTGGAGTATCTCAGTTGGTATTTCACCAATAAATCTAAGCGTAAACAAAACCTAACCCCAGAGGTGATGGATTATTACGCTAAATACTACAGTCAGCCGGGAGCGATGAAAGCTGGATTTCTCTGGTACGCCGCCCTCGAAGAAACCATGGCCGCCAATACCCTCGCTCCAGAAACCAAGTTTACCCAGCCGATTTTTGCCATGGGGGGTGAATTTGCCACGAAAACCCTAATCTACAACGGCATGACTCCCTACTGTGAAAATCTGACCAGTTATCTCATTGAGCAATGTGGTCATTACATCCCGGAAGAAGCCCCGGAAGAAATTTTTCAGGCTATCTCAGACACGTTCAGCGTTTAA
- the glyQ gene encoding glycine--tRNA ligase subunit alpha, with product MNFQAVIGTLHQFWGERGCLIAQAYDIEKGAGTKSPHTFLRALGPEPWAVAYVEPCRRPGDGRYGENPNRYQYYYQYQVLIKPSPDNIQEVYLDSLRALGIKPEDHDIRFVEDNWEDAAVGAWGTGWEVWLDGMEVTQFTYFQQCGGLDCRPVSIEITYGLERLTMYLQEVDAMAKIQWNQQLTYGDVHLQGEIEQSTYNFEASNPEMLFTLFNLYQAEAEQLIDRKLVLPGLDYVLKCSHTFNLLDARGVISVAERTRYIGKIRHLARQVAQLYLEQRQELGFPLLTPAST from the coding sequence GTGAATTTCCAGGCCGTGATTGGAACCTTGCATCAATTTTGGGGAGAGCGGGGTTGCTTGATTGCCCAGGCCTATGACATTGAAAAAGGCGCGGGTACGAAAAGTCCTCATACCTTTTTGCGAGCCTTGGGGCCGGAACCTTGGGCCGTGGCCTATGTTGAACCCTGTCGGCGGCCGGGAGATGGACGGTATGGCGAAAATCCGAATCGGTATCAGTACTACTACCAATATCAAGTCCTGATTAAGCCCTCACCGGATAACATTCAGGAGGTTTATTTAGATTCACTGCGGGCCTTGGGCATTAAACCCGAAGATCATGATATTCGTTTTGTCGAAGATAATTGGGAAGATGCGGCGGTGGGGGCCTGGGGGACGGGTTGGGAAGTCTGGCTCGATGGGATGGAAGTGACCCAATTTACCTATTTTCAACAATGTGGGGGCCTGGATTGTCGCCCGGTATCCATTGAAATCACCTATGGCCTGGAACGCTTAACCATGTATTTGCAAGAGGTGGATGCCATGGCCAAAATTCAGTGGAATCAGCAGTTAACCTATGGGGATGTGCATTTACAGGGAGAAATTGAGCAATCAACCTATAACTTTGAAGCCTCAAATCCAGAAATGCTGTTTACTCTGTTTAACCTATACCAAGCAGAAGCGGAACAACTCATTGACCGCAAGCTAGTCCTACCCGGCCTGGATTATGTCCTTAAATGCTCCCATACCTTTAATTTGCTTGATGCCCGTGGGGTTATTTCTGTGGCGGAACGGACTCGCTACATTGGCAAAATTCGTCATCTAGCCCGGCAGGTGGCCCAACTGTACCTAGAGCAACGCCAAGAATTAGGTTTTCCCCTCCTAACTCCTGCCTCAACCTGA